A stretch of the Psychroserpens sp. Hel_I_66 genome encodes the following:
- a CDS encoding CsbD family protein codes for MNEDQFKGKWKQIKGDFKKKYGKITDDEYAEAEGNMDKLAGKMQERYGKSKEEVKKEIDNW; via the coding sequence ATGAACGAAGATCAATTTAAAGGCAAGTGGAAACAAATAAAAGGTGATTTCAAAAAGAAATATGGAAAAATTACCGATGATGAGTACGCTGAAGCTGAAGGTAACATGGATAAACTTGCAGGTAAAATGCAAGAACGCTATGGCAAATCAAAAGAAGAAGTAAAAAAAGAGATTGATAACTGGTAG
- a CDS encoding NAD(P)-dependent alcohol dehydrogenase, with product MKVKAYAAKEAKAKLETFEYEFPELGKEQVDIKVHYCGLCHSDLSMINNDWGNAEYPLIPGHEIVGEVKALGSEVKGLKVGDKVGMGWYSASCMHCNQCMDGKQHLCSDAEGTIVGRHGGFADHVRGHWSWVTKLPEGIDMAKAGPLFCGGITVFNPIVLSGVQPTDKVGIIGIGGLGHMALKFLRAWGCEVTAFTSSKDKTDALKKMGAHHVVDSTDSKDLEKIAGSLDFILNTTNVKLDWNAFLTTLAPQGKLHTVGAVLEPMEIPAFSMIAGEKSVGGSPLGSIALTRKMLEFCVRHDIYPTVEEFKMEDVNKAIKHLEDGKARFRVVLKA from the coding sequence ATGAAAGTAAAAGCATACGCAGCCAAAGAAGCAAAAGCAAAATTAGAAACATTTGAATATGAATTTCCAGAACTGGGAAAAGAACAGGTAGATATTAAAGTACACTATTGTGGATTATGTCACAGTGATTTGAGCATGATTAATAACGATTGGGGAAATGCAGAATACCCATTAATTCCAGGCCATGAAATTGTAGGAGAGGTAAAAGCATTAGGTAGTGAAGTAAAAGGACTAAAAGTTGGTGATAAAGTGGGAATGGGTTGGTACTCTGCATCTTGTATGCATTGTAACCAGTGTATGGACGGTAAACAGCATTTATGTAGTGATGCAGAAGGTACGATTGTTGGTCGCCATGGTGGATTTGCAGATCACGTTAGAGGTCACTGGTCTTGGGTTACAAAACTGCCAGAAGGAATTGATATGGCTAAAGCAGGTCCCTTATTTTGTGGAGGGATAACCGTTTTTAATCCAATCGTTTTATCTGGAGTGCAACCAACAGATAAAGTTGGTATTATAGGTATTGGAGGTTTAGGCCATATGGCCCTCAAGTTTTTAAGAGCTTGGGGTTGCGAGGTGACTGCTTTTACTTCTAGTAAGGATAAGACCGATGCGCTCAAAAAAATGGGAGCGCACCATGTAGTTGATTCTACAGATTCTAAGGACCTAGAAAAAATTGCAGGAAGTCTTGATTTTATTTTAAATACTACCAATGTGAAATTAGATTGGAATGCATTTTTAACCACATTGGCGCCACAAGGAAAACTACACACTGTTGGAGCAGTCTTAGAACCTATGGAAATTCCTGCATTTAGTATGATTGCTGGAGAGAAATCTGTTGGTGGAAGTCCGTTGGGAAGTATTGCACTCACCAGAAAAATGTTGGAATTTTGCGTGCGTCACGATATTTATCCAACGGTTGAAGAGTTTAAGATGGAAGATGTGAATAAAGCTATTAAGCATTTAGAAGATGGGAAAGCCCGTTTTAGAGTGGTTTTAAAAGCATAA